One Vallitalea pronyensis genomic region harbors:
- a CDS encoding ABC transporter permease — protein sequence MGYTLRKIGSVLVTLLIVSIITFGIFEIIPGDPVTAKLGIEADEKQVEVLIKELGLNQPAHIRYKNWILSAINGDLGESIRFDEPVAALINERMKVTAILAMLALLITIIISIPLSIFVAKYNNKIIGVITSMITQLGMALPSFWLGIMITFLFGLTLKLFIPGKYISIGDNFVEGITYMVFPAIAIAIPKIATIIRYLRNAIVEQMSADYVRTAYGKGLQKNRVIYYHVLRNALIPVITVMGMIIADVLGGSLIIEQVFTIPGIGRLLIMAISNRDYPLIQGMVLYIATIVILVNFMIDMIYHLIDPRIKMT from the coding sequence ATGGGATATACCCTTAGAAAAATAGGATCGGTTCTGGTCACACTGTTGATTGTGTCCATCATTACATTTGGTATTTTTGAAATTATTCCTGGTGATCCAGTCACTGCCAAACTTGGCATAGAAGCGGATGAAAAGCAGGTTGAAGTATTGATTAAAGAATTAGGCCTTAACCAACCCGCACATATACGGTACAAAAATTGGATACTTTCTGCCATAAATGGTGATTTAGGAGAATCCATAAGATTTGACGAACCGGTTGCAGCATTGATTAATGAAAGAATGAAAGTAACGGCCATTTTAGCCATGCTGGCGTTACTGATTACGATAATTATCAGCATTCCTTTAAGTATTTTTGTAGCAAAGTATAACAACAAAATAATTGGTGTGATCACATCCATGATCACACAATTAGGCATGGCCCTTCCTTCTTTTTGGCTGGGTATCATGATTACCTTTCTTTTTGGGCTTACGTTGAAGCTGTTTATACCAGGTAAATACATAAGTATCGGTGATAACTTTGTAGAAGGTATAACGTATATGGTCTTTCCTGCAATCGCTATAGCCATACCTAAAATCGCTACGATTATCAGGTATTTAAGAAATGCCATTGTTGAGCAGATGAGTGCTGACTATGTGAGAACAGCATATGGGAAAGGCTTACAAAAAAATAGGGTCATCTATTATCACGTATTGCGGAATGCATTAATACCCGTCATAACAGTTATGGGTATGATCATTGCCGATGTACTTGGAGGCAGTTTAATCATTGAGCAGGTTTTTACCATACCTGGTATTGGGCGATTGCTCATCATGGCCATTTCGAATAGAGATTACCCTTTAATTCAAGGCATGGTACTCTACATTGCCACAATCGTTATCCTGGTCAATTTTATGATTGATATGATTTACCATTTGATTGACCCAAGAATTAAAATGACTTAA
- a CDS encoding ABC transporter permease — protein sequence MNFYIGLVIVSLLLGLMLLSFFYTPYSVTEMKLSDKLMSPNIAHLLGTDHFGRDIFSRIMKGSQTAFYVGLISITIGCVVGVIIGSVAGYFGGMIDEILMRIMDALMSFPGILFALLFVAVLGVGIVNTMIALGILAIPSFARIAISGFLQAKHLTYVDMARTIGVSHFRIMFVHILPNIISPLIVAASIGFASAILAEAGLSYLGLGVQPPNPSWGRMLSESQTYILKAPYYALAPGLMITLSVLGFNLLGDGIRDLRDPRK from the coding sequence ATGAATTTTTATATAGGCTTAGTGATTGTAAGCTTATTATTAGGTCTCATGCTGCTTAGTTTTTTTTATACACCCTATAGTGTAACCGAAATGAAGCTATCGGATAAGCTCATGTCACCAAATATAGCCCATCTACTAGGAACAGATCACTTTGGCCGAGATATTTTTAGTCGTATTATGAAAGGCTCTCAGACAGCTTTTTATGTGGGGCTTATCTCCATTACGATTGGATGCGTTGTTGGTGTCATCATCGGTAGTGTTGCAGGTTATTTTGGCGGTATGATTGATGAGATTCTTATGCGCATTATGGATGCACTGATGTCTTTTCCAGGCATTTTATTTGCATTACTTTTTGTAGCTGTTTTAGGTGTTGGTATTGTGAATACCATGATTGCGCTGGGTATTTTAGCTATTCCCAGTTTTGCCAGAATAGCAATAAGCGGTTTTTTACAAGCAAAGCATTTAACCTATGTGGATATGGCAAGAACCATAGGGGTGTCACACTTTCGAATCATGTTTGTGCACATTCTTCCTAATATTATTTCGCCTTTAATCGTTGCTGCATCCATTGGATTTGCATCTGCCATTCTTGCAGAAGCAGGGCTGTCTTACTTAGGCTTAGGGGTACAGCCTCCCAATCCAAGTTGGGGAAGAATGCTAAGTGAATCACAGACTTATATCTTAAAAGCCCCTTATTATGCGTTAGCACCTGGGTTAATGATAACCTTGTCAGTCCTAGGGTTCAATTTATTAGGTGATGGTATACGTGATCTTAGAGATCCTAGAAAGTAG
- a CDS encoding ABC transporter ATP-binding protein gives MKKILEVKDLKIEFKTKKGILEAVSNVSYTLHENEVLGIVGESGCGKSISAMSLMGLLPPSAIVSASDMTFEGQDLRKLSNNQLSKIRGKDISIIFQEPMTSLNPLMKVGPQIVEMLVLHEGLSKNEAKTKALDMMEKVGLQHVESLFNAYTHALSGGMIQRVMIAMAMICNPSILIADEPTTALDVTIQAQILALMKTLNKSRRTAIIFISHDLGVIKEVCDQVLVIYLGYVVEKGHVDQLLKTPSHPYTIGLLQSIPNPKKRQERLYAIEGKVPNIHERPKGCPFSTRCYKATEKCQEALPDFIEVADGHFVRCFYPECEIEKG, from the coding sequence TTGAAGAAAATATTAGAAGTAAAAGATTTAAAAATTGAATTCAAAACAAAAAAAGGTATTCTTGAAGCAGTTTCTAATGTGTCTTATACGTTACATGAAAATGAAGTACTAGGGATTGTAGGCGAATCAGGATGTGGTAAAAGTATTTCAGCCATGTCCCTTATGGGTTTATTGCCCCCTTCAGCTATTGTGAGTGCCAGTGACATGACCTTTGAAGGTCAGGATCTGAGAAAACTAAGCAATAACCAGTTGTCTAAGATTAGAGGCAAAGATATTTCCATCATTTTTCAAGAGCCTATGACATCGTTAAATCCTCTGATGAAGGTAGGACCGCAAATTGTGGAGATGCTTGTTCTTCATGAGGGCTTATCCAAAAATGAAGCTAAAACGAAAGCCCTTGATATGATGGAAAAAGTAGGACTGCAACATGTGGAATCCTTGTTCAATGCCTATACCCATGCATTGTCAGGAGGTATGATACAAAGAGTGATGATTGCTATGGCTATGATATGTAACCCTAGTATTTTAATTGCTGATGAACCCACAACAGCCTTGGACGTAACCATTCAAGCACAAATACTAGCTCTCATGAAAACATTAAATAAATCCAGACGTACAGCCATTATCTTTATTTCCCATGACTTAGGTGTCATTAAAGAAGTATGTGACCAAGTACTTGTGATATACTTAGGCTATGTTGTTGAAAAAGGCCATGTGGATCAATTATTAAAAACCCCATCCCATCCTTATACCATAGGACTATTACAATCCATACCTAATCCTAAGAAAAGACAAGAAAGGTTATATGCTATAGAAGGTAAAGTGCCTAATATTCATGAAAGACCAAAGGGGTGTCCCTTTTCCACCAGGTGCTATAAAGCCACTGAAAAATGTCAAGAGGCATTACCTGATTTTATCGAAGTAGCCGACGGCCATTTTGTTAGATGTTTTTATCCTGAATGTGAGATAGAGAAAGGCTAA
- a CDS encoding ABC transporter ATP-binding protein → MMMKKEKILEVKNLKKYYTLPKTKLFQQPKTIKAVNDISFDIYAGETFGLVGESGCGKSTTAKLIANLVHKTEGDLLFDGIPVDIKDKQKRNAVTKNIQMIFQDPFGVMNPRKTIGWFLEEPLKIHQSLSRKERRMRVNHMLEEAGFDDTYYKRYPHELSGGQRQRMSILCSLMLNPKFIIADEPVSALDVSVQSSILNLMKDLQVQYGLTYLFISHDLNVVEYMSDRIGVMYLGKIVELAHVEDIYDNPLHPYTKSLMAAIPSIHDRGNPDKAVIAGEINRHQKIGTGCPFYNRCPEALGKCKDIEPIARQLNQNHHVCCHLYD, encoded by the coding sequence ATGATGATGAAGAAAGAAAAAATACTGGAAGTTAAGAACCTAAAAAAATATTATACGTTACCTAAAACCAAGCTCTTTCAACAGCCTAAAACCATAAAAGCAGTCAATGACATTTCTTTTGACATCTATGCAGGTGAAACCTTTGGACTCGTTGGAGAATCGGGTTGTGGCAAATCCACAACGGCTAAGCTTATTGCTAATCTTGTTCACAAAACAGAAGGTGATCTCTTATTTGATGGTATCCCTGTGGATATAAAAGACAAGCAAAAAAGGAATGCTGTGACAAAAAACATTCAAATGATCTTTCAAGACCCTTTTGGGGTTATGAACCCTAGAAAGACAATTGGTTGGTTTCTAGAAGAACCTTTGAAGATTCACCAGTCCTTATCACGAAAAGAAAGAAGAATGCGGGTAAATCATATGTTAGAAGAAGCTGGGTTTGATGACACCTATTACAAAAGGTATCCCCATGAATTATCTGGGGGGCAGAGACAGCGTATGAGTATTCTTTGTTCACTCATGTTAAATCCGAAGTTCATTATTGCAGATGAACCTGTTTCAGCTCTAGATGTTTCCGTTCAATCCTCCATTCTTAATCTTATGAAGGACTTGCAAGTGCAATATGGCTTAACCTATTTATTTATCTCTCACGACTTAAATGTGGTAGAATATATGAGTGACCGTATTGGGGTGATGTATTTAGGAAAAATTGTTGAACTGGCTCATGTGGAGGATATCTATGACAATCCATTGCATCCCTACACCAAATCTTTAATGGCTGCTATTCCTTCCATACATGATAGGGGCAATCCAGACAAAGCTGTTATAGCCGGTGAGATTAATAGGCATCAAAAAATAGGCACAGGATGTCCTTTTTATAATCGATGTCCAGAAGCTTTAGGAAAATGTAAAGACATAGAACCCATAGCAAGACAACTGAATCAAAACCACCATGTATGCTGTCATTTATATGATTAG
- a CDS encoding metallophosphoesterase, producing MKIGVISDIHVDINYKENDTIEDALIKVIQDMSIDVMIIAGDISNDYTKSIQVIDYIESKTGCKCLFVPGNHDLWNIHHEEIAHTDDIYNTFQAHDSCLCGKPYPLNEDYVVIGDIGWYDYSFGSDNYDHTVYEVGYHQERQWQDKNYIHWHMSDQEKTLELYDKLAKQIAQHQDKNIIFVTHMVTDSNFTVPLPNDTWEYFNAYLGSEQYGHLFKENVKHIIMGHVHYRFGLLKHNQEYSCRCLNYRTQWENEHETLKNIQDTMKIITI from the coding sequence ATGAAGATAGGCGTTATATCCGATATTCATGTGGATATCAATTACAAAGAAAACGATACAATAGAAGATGCCCTGATAAAAGTGATACAGGATATGTCCATTGATGTGATGATCATTGCAGGTGATATTTCCAATGACTACACCAAGAGTATCCAGGTCATTGACTATATTGAAAGCAAAACAGGGTGTAAATGCCTTTTTGTACCAGGTAATCACGACCTATGGAATATCCATCATGAAGAGATAGCCCATACAGATGACATATATAATACGTTTCAAGCCCATGACAGTTGTCTATGCGGAAAACCTTATCCATTAAATGAAGACTATGTTGTTATTGGTGATATTGGTTGGTATGATTACAGTTTTGGTAGCGATAATTATGACCATACCGTATACGAAGTAGGTTATCATCAAGAACGACAATGGCAAGATAAGAATTATATTCATTGGCACATGTCCGATCAGGAAAAAACCTTGGAGCTCTACGACAAATTAGCCAAGCAAATAGCCCAACATCAAGATAAAAACATCATATTTGTGACCCATATGGTGACGGATTCAAATTTTACAGTGCCCCTTCCAAACGACACATGGGAATATTTTAATGCGTATTTGGGCAGTGAGCAATATGGTCACTTGTTTAAAGAAAATGTCAAACACATTATTATGGGGCATGTCCATTATCGTTTTGGTTTATTAAAACATAATCAAGAATACAGTTGCAGATGCTTAAACTATCGCACACAATGGGAGAATGAGCATGAAACATTAAAGAATATACAAGACACCATGAAAATCATTACGATCTAA
- the argF gene encoding ornithine carbamoyltransferase, which translates to MAISIKGKHFLTLLDYSQEEIRYLLDLSKNFKDLKRSGTPHCYLQGKNMVLLFEKTSTRTRCSFEVAGMDLGMGVTYLDPNSSQMGKKESIADTAKVLGRLYDGIEYRGFSQDIVTTLANNAGVPVWNGLTDDFHPTQMLADLLTIEEKFGTLQGLHFTYMGDARNNMGNSLMIACAKMGIHFTACSPKALFPDEALVAKAKAYAAENNCTVHLTDNIQEGSTGADIIYTDIWVSMGEPDDVWETRIKLLKDYQVNADVMKYANEQAIFMHCLPAFHDTNTTIGHAMAKKFGITEMEVTNEVFQSKQSVVFDEAENRMHTIKAVIYATLS; encoded by the coding sequence ATGGCTATTTCAATTAAAGGTAAACATTTTTTAACACTGCTTGATTATTCCCAAGAAGAGATTCGCTATCTCTTAGATTTATCTAAAAACTTTAAAGACTTAAAGCGAAGCGGTACACCTCACTGTTACCTACAAGGAAAAAACATGGTTTTACTTTTTGAAAAAACGTCCACCAGAACACGCTGCTCCTTTGAAGTGGCTGGTATGGATCTTGGCATGGGGGTGACATATCTTGATCCCAACAGTTCTCAAATGGGTAAAAAAGAAAGTATCGCCGATACAGCAAAAGTATTAGGACGCTTATACGATGGTATTGAGTATCGAGGATTTAGCCAAGACATTGTGACAACACTTGCAAATAACGCAGGCGTTCCTGTATGGAATGGCTTAACGGATGATTTTCATCCCACACAAATGTTAGCAGACTTGTTAACCATTGAAGAAAAATTTGGTACACTGCAAGGGCTTCATTTCACCTATATGGGTGACGCAAGAAATAACATGGGTAACTCTTTAATGATTGCATGTGCAAAGATGGGTATCCATTTCACCGCTTGCTCGCCTAAGGCACTCTTCCCAGATGAGGCATTGGTTGCTAAAGCAAAAGCATATGCAGCAGAAAATAATTGTACCGTTCACTTAACTGACAATATTCAAGAAGGTTCAACGGGAGCAGATATTATCTATACCGATATCTGGGTGTCCATGGGTGAACCTGATGATGTATGGGAAACGAGGATTAAATTACTGAAAGATTATCAAGTCAATGCTGATGTGATGAAGTATGCGAATGAGCAAGCCATTTTTATGCATTGTCTACCTGCTTTTCATGATACGAACACAACCATCGGCCATGCAATGGCCAAGAAATTTGGTATCACGGAAATGGAAGTCACCAATGAGGTCTTCCAATCCAAGCAATCTGTTGTGTTTGATGAAGCTGAAAACAGGATGCATACCATTAAAGCTGTTATCTATGCCACATTAAGTTAA
- a CDS encoding helix-turn-helix transcriptional regulator, with protein sequence MKNIINIQSQYRSEYDHRSICSFDVEVIEEPTKPLIHQMSRFLLINEGHGHLRLQGKEYVLEPGTVVSILPWQTSDIFEVTEPLQFFLLKYYFDGVNNIMKSFYNNSNDPIHITNDLTNMPVIHCDKEQGGIMHQLFKQIHSEIGMESTIDTKQGKDLSNIYLTNKIVEIMIQFYRFGKDNMEENHETSHTIDNAEIIQYIYNHLSDKLTLKKLSRIFYLSESSISHYINKTTGLSFFDLLNEMRIGKTINFLLYTDFTMEELAEILGFVDGAHISKVFMARIGMKANEYRKTYQKVNDICKIKETKASFEIVDYIYRYYMEELTPKLVADHFNISVKNLNKILLYQVEKNYEDFLNAVRINRASELLLSTDMRITDIAIEVGYNTSKTFTRNFLKLRLMTPGVFRQTVELQEADID encoded by the coding sequence ATGAAAAATATCATTAATATACAAAGTCAATATCGCTCAGAATATGACCATCGTTCCATATGCAGTTTTGATGTGGAAGTCATTGAAGAGCCAACAAAACCATTAATACACCAAATGTCTAGATTTTTGTTAATTAATGAAGGACATGGGCATTTAAGGTTACAGGGAAAAGAATATGTATTAGAGCCAGGAACCGTGGTTTCCATACTTCCATGGCAAACCTCTGACATTTTTGAAGTGACCGAACCATTACAGTTTTTTCTGTTAAAATATTATTTTGATGGTGTCAATAACATCATGAAATCCTTTTACAACAACAGCAATGATCCTATTCATATCACCAATGACTTAACCAATATGCCGGTTATCCATTGTGATAAGGAACAAGGGGGCATCATGCATCAGCTTTTCAAACAGATTCATAGTGAAATTGGTATGGAATCCACCATTGATACGAAACAGGGAAAAGATTTAAGCAATATCTATTTAACTAATAAAATTGTGGAGATCATGATTCAGTTCTATCGTTTTGGTAAAGATAATATGGAAGAGAACCATGAGACATCCCATACCATTGATAATGCTGAAATCATACAGTATATTTATAATCATCTTAGTGATAAACTGACCCTGAAGAAATTATCCCGTATTTTCTATCTAAGTGAGTCGTCCATCAGTCATTATATTAATAAAACCACTGGACTGTCTTTTTTTGATTTGCTTAACGAAATGCGTATAGGTAAAACCATTAATTTCCTTTTGTACACGGATTTTACCATGGAAGAACTTGCAGAAATACTGGGTTTTGTGGATGGAGCACATATTAGTAAAGTATTTATGGCCAGAATTGGCATGAAAGCCAATGAGTATCGAAAAACCTATCAAAAGGTAAATGATATTTGTAAGATAAAGGAGACAAAGGCTTCTTTTGAGATTGTTGACTATATTTATCGTTATTATATGGAAGAGCTGACACCCAAACTTGTTGCGGATCACTTTAATATATCCGTTAAAAACCTGAATAAAATTCTGCTCTATCAAGTGGAGAAAAACTATGAAGATTTTTTGAATGCTGTTCGTATTAATCGGGCAAGTGAATTATTACTATCCACAGATATGCGCATTACGGATATAGCCATTGAGGTGGGTTATAATACATCAAAAACCTTTACACGCAATTTCTTAAAACTGCGATTAATGACCCCAGGGGTATTTAGACAAACCGTTGAGTTACAAGAAGCAGATATTGACTAG
- the arcC gene encoding carbamate kinase: MKHKNAIPRVVIALGGNALGKTPEEQKIKVRNAAKSLIELIKQGNEIIISHGNGPQVGMINIAFEEASKHNDKIASFDLPECTAMSQGYIGFHLQNALQAEIYAQKKPWYVATVVTQIEVDKEDKAFKNPTKPIGSFYTEEEAKTMMASDPSLVMKKDANRGYRRMVPSPKPVRILEKESVVSMLDHEFIVVTCGGGGVPVVREEDGSYHGVSAVIDKDFASGILAESVHADYLFILTAVDRVAIHFGTPEQQDLPKMSVEEAERYCEEGHFASGSMLPKVQAAISFVKAGEGRKAVIASLEKAPLAIKGESGTIIYKD; the protein is encoded by the coding sequence ATGAAACACAAAAACGCAATACCAAGAGTTGTCATTGCATTAGGCGGCAATGCATTAGGTAAAACACCTGAGGAGCAAAAGATAAAAGTCAGAAATGCAGCAAAATCTCTAATTGAGTTGATTAAACAAGGGAATGAGATCATCATCAGCCATGGAAATGGTCCCCAAGTTGGTATGATTAATATAGCTTTTGAAGAGGCTTCAAAGCATAATGACAAAATTGCTTCCTTTGATTTACCAGAATGTACAGCAATGAGCCAAGGTTACATTGGGTTTCATTTGCAAAATGCGTTGCAAGCGGAGATTTATGCTCAAAAAAAACCATGGTATGTAGCAACAGTCGTCACACAGATTGAAGTGGATAAGGAAGATAAAGCTTTTAAAAACCCAACCAAGCCTATTGGCAGTTTCTATACAGAAGAAGAAGCAAAAACCATGATGGCATCGGACCCATCCTTGGTGATGAAGAAAGATGCAAACCGAGGTTACCGCAGAATGGTACCCTCCCCAAAACCTGTGCGTATTCTAGAAAAAGAGTCAGTTGTCAGCATGTTAGACCATGAATTTATTGTGGTGACCTGCGGCGGTGGCGGTGTCCCCGTTGTAAGAGAAGAGGACGGCAGTTACCATGGTGTGTCCGCAGTCATTGACAAAGATTTTGCATCGGGTATATTAGCAGAATCTGTTCATGCCGACTACTTGTTTATCCTTACAGCAGTTGATCGGGTGGCTATTCATTTTGGAACACCTGAACAACAAGACCTGCCCAAAATGTCTGTAGAAGAAGCAGAAAGATATTGTGAAGAAGGTCATTTTGCATCAGGCAGCATGCTTCCAAAAGTTCAAGCTGCCATCTCATTCGTAAAAGCTGGAGAGGGCCGAAAAGCCGTCATTGCTTCCCTTGAAAAAGCACCGTTAGCTATTAAAGGTGAAAGTGGTACGATTATTTATAAGGATTGA
- a CDS encoding AraC family transcriptional regulator, with protein MNKKQKKYRLDANINLPLVRSFGYNHFEEGNYLGWHDHEGYELTFVTKGSVIWELEDGSTHHVLSNQVSLMAPHVSHRGLENVTLPCDMFWMVFQPLAEKSHVNTPFSQASLAAMNQIFSERGNGVSDITPYMSATLHALHDECALYHASQDKTLILPSLHSMICQIILQSARCFSTVKSRDLSDDYMKSHDYIKQHYMEDIRVEDIANILGKKQTYVYHLFKINTGQTPSEYIQRYRIKQAIKHLKETKASMTYIAFEVGFSSSQYFTKVFKRYMGVSPSVFRKQVQEKH; from the coding sequence ATGAATAAGAAGCAAAAAAAATATAGGTTAGATGCTAATATTAATCTACCTCTTGTCCGATCCTTTGGCTATAATCATTTTGAAGAAGGTAATTATCTGGGATGGCATGACCATGAAGGGTATGAGTTAACCTTTGTGACAAAAGGCAGTGTTATTTGGGAGTTGGAAGATGGCAGCACCCATCATGTTTTGAGTAATCAAGTGTCACTGATGGCGCCCCATGTATCCCATAGAGGTTTAGAAAATGTCACATTGCCTTGCGATATGTTTTGGATGGTGTTTCAACCTTTGGCTGAGAAGAGCCATGTGAACACACCTTTTTCCCAAGCCAGTCTTGCTGCGATGAATCAGATATTTTCTGAGAGAGGTAACGGCGTATCAGATATTACACCCTATATGTCAGCCACGTTACATGCATTACATGATGAATGTGCATTATACCATGCCAGTCAGGATAAAACACTCATTCTGCCATCCTTACATAGCATGATTTGTCAAATTATTTTACAATCGGCTAGATGCTTTAGTACCGTTAAATCAAGGGATCTATCCGATGATTATATGAAATCCCATGACTATATTAAACAACATTACATGGAGGATATTCGGGTTGAAGACATAGCTAATATACTTGGGAAAAAACAGACATATGTGTATCATTTGTTTAAAATAAATACAGGGCAGACACCCAGTGAATATATTCAGAGGTATCGTATTAAACAAGCCATTAAACATTTAAAAGAAACCAAGGCATCCATGACTTACATCGCATTTGAGGTTGGATTTTCCAGTAGTCAATATTTTACAAAAGTATTTAAACGTTATATGGGTGTTTCACCCAGTGTGTTTAGAAAACAAGTACAAGAAAAACATTAG
- a CDS encoding extracellular solute-binding protein, which translates to MKKIVLLILVFSLMTHILTACGNQGQSGEGSGKQTVSQDADHMKKDKSTDDKAFSYPMKDVDLTWWLELTPSVAQNFSNLGDTAFAKNLQQLTGADIEFIHPTIGQTKEQFNLLVVSGNYPDIMEYNIVKNYIGGPAKALEDGVIMDITDYIPKYAPHLYKFYQENPEYDKLSKTDDGRYYSFPFVRTDDYLKVYFGPVVNHVWLEKLGLDYPETMDDWYHMLTLFKEKMGATAPLTFEPALLNTSTGSPFIGAFGIAEDFYMDENGDIQYGSIQPGYKKFLATFAKWYEEGLLDSDFASVDRNQVAAKLTTGESGASMGYTGSRLGVWLKSTEDNPDIDFIGVKYPVEHRGDIPKFTQRSFPLTGQGAYISTTCTDVEAAMRVLDYAYSEEGKMFHNFGIEGESYDMIDGYPTYKEFIMKNTEKPVAEVLGQYVRATYSGPFPQMREYNEQYGNSYEQQVISKENWTISETEKYTLPNITPTPEESAEIASILSEVNTYRDEMQTLYILGLEELSTYDTYVQNIRDMGIDRVIELYTKALERFNNR; encoded by the coding sequence TTGAAAAAGATAGTCCTATTAATATTGGTTTTCTCATTAATGACGCATATATTGACAGCATGTGGTAATCAAGGTCAATCAGGTGAAGGAAGTGGTAAACAAACTGTTTCACAAGATGCAGACCACATGAAAAAGGATAAGTCTACAGACGATAAAGCTTTTTCTTATCCCATGAAAGATGTTGATTTAACTTGGTGGTTAGAATTAACGCCATCTGTTGCACAGAATTTTTCTAACTTAGGGGATACAGCTTTTGCGAAGAATCTACAACAACTTACAGGGGCAGACATTGAATTTATTCACCCAACCATAGGCCAAACCAAAGAGCAGTTTAATCTATTGGTTGTTTCAGGGAATTATCCAGATATTATGGAATACAACATTGTTAAAAATTATATTGGAGGTCCTGCAAAAGCCCTTGAAGACGGGGTGATCATGGATATTACAGACTACATTCCTAAATACGCACCTCATCTTTACAAATTTTATCAAGAGAATCCTGAATATGATAAGTTATCCAAAACAGATGATGGTCGCTATTATTCTTTTCCTTTTGTGCGTACCGATGACTATTTGAAAGTCTATTTTGGACCTGTGGTGAACCATGTATGGCTAGAAAAATTGGGCTTAGACTACCCAGAAACAATGGATGATTGGTATCACATGTTAACACTTTTTAAGGAAAAAATGGGCGCAACGGCACCCCTTACATTTGAGCCTGCCTTATTAAACACGTCTACGGGTAGTCCATTTATCGGCGCATTTGGTATTGCAGAAGATTTTTATATGGATGAAAACGGTGACATACAATACGGTTCCATTCAACCAGGCTATAAAAAATTCTTAGCAACTTTTGCAAAATGGTATGAAGAAGGCTTACTGGATTCGGATTTTGCCAGTGTGGATCGAAATCAAGTAGCAGCCAAGTTAACCACTGGGGAGTCAGGTGCTTCTATGGGCTATACTGGAAGCCGCCTAGGGGTATGGCTTAAATCAACAGAAGATAACCCGGATATTGATTTCATTGGTGTTAAATACCCCGTCGAACATAGAGGGGACATACCAAAATTCACTCAGCGATCATTCCCGTTAACGGGTCAAGGGGCTTATATTTCCACCACTTGTACAGATGTGGAAGCAGCTATGCGTGTCCTTGATTATGCCTATAGTGAAGAGGGAAAAATGTTTCATAATTTTGGTATAGAAGGCGAGTCCTATGATATGATTGATGGTTACCCAACTTACAAAGAATTCATTATGAAAAATACGGAAAAGCCTGTAGCGGAAGTATTGGGTCAGTATGTGAGAGCCACCTATAGTGGTCCTTTTCCTCAAATGCGAGAGTATAACGAGCAATATGGTAACAGTTACGAACAGCAGGTCATCAGTAAAGAGAACTGGACAATTTCCGAAACGGAAAAGTATACGTTACCGAATATAACGCCAACCCCAGAAGAAAGTGCAGAGATTGCATCCATTCTCAGTGAAGTGAATACCTATAGAGATGAAATGCAGACACTGTATATTCTTGGTCTGGAAGAGTTATCCACTTATGATACCTATGTGCAGAATATTAGAGATATGGGCATTGATAGAGTGATTGAATTATATACCAAGGCATTAGAACGTTTTAATAACAGATAA